The following coding sequences lie in one Bacillus rossius redtenbacheri isolate Brsri chromosome 13, Brsri_v3, whole genome shotgun sequence genomic window:
- the LOC134538629 gene encoding uncharacterized protein LOC134538629: protein MAAKFVLLLASAALFAACCGASVRDYVNCKSQPGDLLLYQDSVYKSSKYLQKVTQELALSTGNAVIHCITVINSKPSTPAADVNILGGGVGFNYVQLQFVSQRSHGIHYNVSVAGK from the exons atgGCAGCCAAGTTCGTGCTTCTGCTGGCCTCTGCGGCCCTCTTCGCTGCGTGCTGCG GTGCCAGTGTCCGCGACTACGTGAACTGCAAGTCGCAGCCCGGAGACTTGCTGCTGTACCAGGACAGCGTGTACAAGTCCTCCAAGTACCTGCAGAAGGTCACCCAGGAGCTGGCCCTGTCCACGGGGAACGCCGTCATTCACTGCATCACCGTCATCAACTCCAAGCCCTCCACGCCGGCCGCTGACGTGAACATCCTCGGCGGCGGAGTTGGGTTCAACTACGTCCAGCTGCAGTTCGTGTCCCAGCGGAGCCACGGCATCCACTACAACGTCTCTGTCGCCGGCAAGTGA